From one Mycobacterium colombiense CECT 3035 genomic stretch:
- the arfC gene encoding channel accessory protein ArfC, sunset domain variant, whose product MSHMHWWLVGLSFGLGFALTLTLKMTPVKSQAPVSKSPGTGTAPEPATAAIPVTEKRTTKIPVTERRTTKIPIAKEPPTTKIPPSPRAPYGPGSADPDPDGRGPAGYLIKARGNGKVYFTPDDPSYDSTAAEVWFSDEKSAQQAGFTPWRDSPDNPRRR is encoded by the coding sequence ATGAGTCACATGCACTGGTGGCTGGTCGGCCTGTCGTTCGGTCTGGGGTTTGCGCTGACGCTCACACTGAAAATGACGCCCGTCAAAAGTCAAGCGCCGGTGTCGAAGTCACCGGGCACGGGGACGGCGCCGGAACCCGCCACCGCGGCGATCCCGGTCACCGAGAAGCGCACCACGAAAATTCCGGTCACAGAACGGCGCACCACGAAGATCCCGATCGCCAAGGAGCCGCCGACCACCAAGATTCCGCCGTCGCCGCGGGCGCCGTACGGCCCGGGCTCCGCCGACCCCGATCCCGACGGCCGGGGGCCGGCGGGATACCTGATCAAGGCCCGCGGGAACGGCAAGGTGTACTTCACGCCCGACGACCCGAGCTACGACTCGACCGCGGCCGAGGTCTGGTTCAGCGACGAGAAGTCCGCGCAGCAAGCGGGTTTCACGCCCTGGCGCGACAGCCCGGACAACCCGCGCCGGCGATAG
- the arfA gene encoding channel-forming protein ArfA/OmpATb, whose amino-acid sequence MNIKRPTLVWLIALLVIPLLIAAIGYQTSARSPSGRASPAPSSGAGAPKVSLAAFSMVRDGNSVTLTGDFPDESAKAALLRVLTGALPPGLNIVDQIRIDPAVDALDFAKAKPVFSDSASIADFALTVGGDTITLAGTAASPEQKNAIDADAKRIWSTLNVVDNLAVNAPAAPPSPAAASCTNLQSAINTLIDGALTFDSNIDSLTASDEQVLTRVADKLKACPNARAAINGYADSTGNTSLNVPLSEERAQAVAGFLEAHGVPGDRLSTNGFGSANPVAPNGTDDGRAQNRRVEIVVS is encoded by the coding sequence GTGAACATCAAACGGCCAACCCTGGTGTGGCTGATCGCCCTGCTGGTCATTCCGCTTCTGATCGCGGCAATCGGCTACCAGACGTCGGCACGATCCCCGTCCGGTCGCGCGTCCCCGGCGCCGTCGAGCGGCGCTGGTGCGCCGAAGGTTTCGTTGGCGGCCTTCTCCATGGTCCGCGACGGCAACAGCGTCACCCTGACCGGAGACTTCCCCGACGAGTCCGCCAAAGCGGCGTTGCTGAGGGTGCTCACCGGCGCGCTGCCCCCGGGGCTGAACATCGTCGACCAGATCCGCATCGATCCCGCCGTCGACGCACTCGATTTCGCCAAGGCCAAGCCCGTTTTCTCCGACAGCGCCTCGATCGCCGACTTCGCCCTCACGGTCGGCGGCGACACCATCACCCTGGCCGGCACCGCGGCGTCACCGGAGCAGAAGAACGCCATCGACGCCGACGCGAAGCGCATCTGGTCCACCCTGAATGTCGTTGACAATCTTGCGGTTAACGCACCGGCGGCGCCTCCATCGCCCGCCGCCGCGTCGTGCACCAACCTGCAATCGGCGATCAACACCCTGATCGACGGCGCACTCACCTTCGATTCGAACATCGACAGCCTGACGGCCTCCGACGAGCAGGTCCTGACCCGCGTCGCCGACAAACTCAAGGCGTGCCCGAACGCGCGTGCGGCCATCAACGGCTACGCCGACAGCACCGGCAACACGAGCCTGAACGTTCCGTTGAGCGAAGAGCGCGCGCAAGCCGTCGCGGGGTTCCTGGAGGCGCACGGCGTGCCAGGCGACCGGTTGAGCACCAACGGATTCGGCTCGGCCAACCCGGTGGCCCCCAATGGCACCGACGACGGGCGGGCTCAGAATCGCCGGGTCGAAATCGTGGTCAGCTAA
- a CDS encoding DUF2630 family protein, with amino-acid sequence MANGSKPTDNDTLSVIRELVAEEKALRAQLQRGDIDTSEEHDRLRRVEVELDQCWDLLRQRRALRDTGGDPRAAEVRPPDEVEGYLS; translated from the coding sequence ATGGCCAACGGCAGTAAACCGACCGACAACGACACCCTCTCCGTCATCCGTGAGCTGGTCGCCGAGGAGAAGGCGCTGCGGGCCCAGCTGCAGCGCGGGGACATCGACACGTCGGAGGAACATGACCGCCTCCGGCGGGTGGAGGTCGAACTCGACCAGTGCTGGGACCTGCTGCGGCAGCGGCGGGCGCTGCGCGACACCGGCGGCGACCCACGAGCGGCCGAGGTGCGTCCGCCCGACGAGGTCGAGGGCTACCTGAGCTGA
- a CDS encoding phytoene desaturase family protein: protein MSDHATDVDALIVGGGHNGLVAAAYLARAGLRVRLLERLDHTGGAAVSAQAFDGVGVRVSRYSYLVSLLPARIAEDLGAGVRLARRPFSSYTPDPATGGRAGLLIGASGDSFAAIGAAGDARGFADFYQRCRLVTGPLWPTLLEPLRTREGARRQVTERGDRRSEAAWRAMTEDPIGHAIAGAVRNDVVRGVMATDALIGTFARLDDASLAQNVCFLYHVLGGGTGDWDVPIGGMGAVSTALAAAALRHGAEITTGAEVYAVDPTGEVRYRSRDEDHLIRARFVLAGVTPTVLAGLLGEEPVPAAAGAQVKVNMVLARLPRLRDHAVAPEQAFAGTFHVNETWTQLNTAHSQAAAGRPPNPLPCEAYCHSLTDPSILSGALRGSGAQTMTVFGLHTPHSLFAGAEPGALRDQLTHDVLASMNSVLAEPIQDLLLPDAQGRPCLETTTTLDLERTLRMSGGNIFHGGLSWPFAEDDEPLDTPARQWGVATAHERIMLCGSGARRGGAVSGIGGHNAAMAVLASLD from the coding sequence CTGAGCGACCACGCCACCGATGTCGACGCGTTAATCGTCGGAGGGGGCCACAACGGCCTCGTCGCGGCCGCCTACCTGGCCCGCGCGGGCCTGCGGGTGCGGCTGCTGGAGCGGCTGGACCACACCGGCGGCGCCGCCGTCTCGGCGCAGGCCTTCGACGGTGTCGGCGTTCGGGTATCGCGCTACTCGTATCTGGTCAGTCTGCTGCCCGCGCGCATCGCCGAGGATCTGGGCGCCGGCGTGCGGCTGGCCCGGCGGCCGTTTTCGTCGTACACACCCGACCCCGCGACCGGCGGCCGCGCCGGGCTGCTGATCGGGGCGTCCGGTGACAGCTTCGCCGCCATCGGGGCGGCCGGGGACGCGCGGGGGTTCGCCGACTTCTACCAACGCTGCCGGCTGGTGACCGGGCCGCTGTGGCCGACGTTGCTCGAACCGCTGCGCACCCGCGAGGGCGCCCGCCGGCAGGTGACGGAGCGCGGCGATCGCCGTTCGGAGGCCGCGTGGCGGGCGATGACCGAGGATCCGATCGGACACGCGATCGCCGGCGCGGTGCGCAACGACGTGGTGCGCGGGGTGATGGCGACCGACGCACTGATCGGCACGTTCGCCCGCCTCGATGACGCGTCGCTGGCGCAGAATGTCTGCTTCCTGTATCACGTGCTCGGCGGGGGCACCGGAGACTGGGACGTCCCGATCGGCGGCATGGGTGCGGTGAGCACGGCCCTCGCCGCGGCCGCCCTGCGCCATGGAGCCGAAATCACCACCGGTGCAGAGGTTTACGCCGTCGACCCCACGGGGGAGGTGCGTTATCGCAGCCGCGACGAAGACCACCTGATCCGGGCCCGGTTCGTCCTGGCCGGCGTCACACCGACGGTCCTGGCCGGCCTGCTCGGCGAAGAACCGGTACCGGCGGCCGCCGGTGCGCAGGTCAAGGTGAACATGGTGCTGGCGCGGCTGCCCCGGCTGCGCGACCACGCCGTCGCGCCCGAGCAGGCATTCGCCGGGACGTTCCACGTCAACGAGACCTGGACGCAACTGAATACGGCCCATTCGCAGGCCGCCGCCGGTCGACCACCGAATCCCCTGCCGTGCGAGGCCTATTGCCATTCGCTGACCGACCCCAGCATCCTGTCGGGCGCGCTGCGCGGCTCGGGCGCGCAGACGATGACGGTGTTCGGCCTGCACACGCCGCATTCCCTTTTCGCCGGCGCCGAACCCGGGGCGCTGCGCGATCAGCTGACCCACGACGTGCTGGCGTCGATGAATTCCGTTCTGGCCGAACCGATTCAAGATCTGCTGTTGCCCGACGCCCAAGGCAGGCCGTGCCTCGAGACCACGACCACGCTGGATCTGGAGCGCACCCTGCGGATGAGCGGCGGCAACATCTTCCACGGCGGCCTGTCGTGGCCGTTCGCCGAGGACGACGAGCCGCTGGACACCCCGGCGCGGCAATGGGGCGTGGCCACCGCGCACGAACGAATCATGCTGTGCGGCTCCGGCGCCCGCCGCGGGGGGGCGGTGTCGGGCATCGGCGGGCACAACGCCGCGATGGCGGTGCTGGCCTCGCTCGATTAG
- a CDS encoding citrate synthase, with protein MADTDDTATLKYPGGETDLQIVNATEGADGIALGSLLSKTGYTTFDNGFVNTASCKSSITYIDGDAGILRYRGIPIEQLAEKSTFIEVSYLLIYGELPSKEQLADFTKRIQLHTMLHEDLKRFFDGFPRNAHPMPVLSSAVNALSAYYPDSLDPMDTEDVELSTIRLLAKLPTIAAYAYKKSVGQPFLYPDNSLSLVENFLRMTFGLPAEPYEADPEIVRALDMLLILHADHEQNCSTSTVRLVGSSQANLFTSISGGINALWGPLHGGANQAVLEMLEKIRQSDDDVSEFVRKVKNREEGVKLMGFGHRVYKNYDPRARIVKEQADKILAKLGGDDDLLDIAKQLEEAALTDDYFIERKLYPNVDFYTGLIYRALGFPTRMFTVLFALGRLPGWIAHWREMHDEGDSKIGRPRQIYTGYTERDYVTIDARK; from the coding sequence GTGGCAGACACCGACGACACCGCCACTTTGAAGTACCCGGGCGGCGAGACCGACCTGCAGATCGTCAACGCCACCGAGGGCGCTGACGGCATTGCGCTGGGCTCGCTGTTGTCCAAGACCGGATACACCACGTTCGACAACGGGTTCGTCAACACCGCCTCGTGCAAGAGCTCCATCACCTACATCGACGGCGACGCGGGCATCCTGCGTTACCGCGGCATCCCGATCGAGCAGCTCGCCGAGAAGTCGACCTTCATCGAGGTGAGCTACCTCTTGATCTACGGCGAACTGCCGAGCAAGGAGCAGCTGGCCGATTTCACCAAGCGGATCCAGCTGCACACCATGCTGCACGAGGACCTCAAGCGATTCTTCGACGGCTTCCCGCGCAACGCCCACCCGATGCCGGTGTTGTCCAGCGCCGTCAACGCGCTGTCCGCCTACTACCCCGACTCGCTTGACCCGATGGACACCGAGGACGTCGAGCTGTCCACGATCCGGTTGCTGGCCAAGCTGCCGACCATCGCCGCCTACGCCTACAAGAAGTCGGTCGGCCAGCCCTTCCTGTACCCGGACAACTCACTGTCGCTGGTGGAGAACTTCCTGCGGATGACGTTCGGGTTGCCCGCGGAGCCCTACGAGGCCGACCCCGAAATCGTTCGGGCCCTGGACATGCTGCTCATCCTGCACGCCGACCACGAACAGAACTGTTCGACGTCGACGGTCCGGCTGGTGGGGTCGTCGCAGGCCAACCTGTTCACCTCCATCTCCGGAGGCATCAACGCGCTGTGGGGCCCGCTGCACGGCGGCGCCAACCAGGCGGTGCTCGAGATGCTCGAGAAGATCCGCCAAAGCGACGACGACGTCAGCGAATTCGTGCGCAAGGTGAAGAACCGCGAAGAAGGCGTGAAGCTGATGGGCTTCGGCCACCGCGTCTACAAGAACTACGACCCACGTGCGCGCATCGTCAAGGAGCAGGCCGACAAGATCCTGGCCAAGCTCGGCGGCGACGACGACCTGCTGGACATCGCCAAGCAGCTCGAAGAGGCCGCGCTCACCGACGACTACTTCATCGAGCGCAAGCTCTACCCCAACGTCGACTTCTACACCGGTCTGATCTACCGGGCGCTGGGCTTCCCGACCCGGATGTTCACCGTCCTGTTCGCGCTGGGGCGGCTGCCCGGGTGGATCGCGCACTGGCGTGAGATGCACGACGAGGGGGACAGCAAGATCGGGCGTCCGCGCCAGATCTACACCGGCTACACCGAGCGCGACTACGTCACCATCGACGCGCGCAAGTAG
- the pdxH gene encoding pyridoxamine 5'-phosphate oxidase → MAGPEDEHLQRMRVEYGSVEKDGSPDLDADWLSDGWVSLLRKWIDDAERSGVAEPNAMVLATVTPDGKPASRSVLCKSVDETGITFFTNYDSAKGDDLAATAYASATFPWYQLGRQVHIRGPVSKVTAQATEDYWSKRPRGSQLGAWASHQSQPIASRAALLDQLREVTARFADRDQVPVPPGWGGYLIAPELVEFWQGRENRLHNRIRITGDRVERLQP, encoded by the coding sequence ATGGCAGGACCAGAAGACGAGCACCTGCAAAGAATGCGTGTGGAGTACGGGTCGGTGGAAAAAGACGGCAGTCCAGATCTCGACGCCGATTGGCTGAGCGACGGCTGGGTATCGTTGTTGCGCAAATGGATTGACGACGCCGAGCGCTCGGGCGTGGCCGAACCCAACGCGATGGTGCTGGCCACCGTAACCCCGGACGGCAAACCCGCCAGCCGGTCGGTGCTGTGCAAGAGCGTGGACGAGACCGGGATCACCTTTTTCACCAACTATGACTCCGCCAAGGGTGACGATCTCGCAGCGACGGCCTACGCCTCGGCGACGTTTCCCTGGTATCAGCTCGGCCGTCAGGTTCACATCCGCGGACCGGTGAGCAAGGTCACGGCGCAGGCCACCGAGGACTACTGGTCCAAGCGGCCGCGCGGGTCGCAGCTGGGCGCCTGGGCGTCGCATCAGTCGCAACCGATCGCGTCACGAGCGGCCCTGCTCGACCAGTTGCGGGAGGTGACCGCACGCTTCGCCGACCGCGACCAGGTTCCGGTCCCGCCGGGCTGGGGCGGCTATCTCATCGCCCCGGAACTGGTGGAGTTCTGGCAGGGCCGGGAGAATCGATTGCACAACCGCATCCGCATTACCGGAGATCGCGTGGAGCGCCTGCAGCCCTAA
- a CDS encoding citrate synthase 2, which yields MTVVPEDFVPGLEGVVAFTTEIAEPDKDGGALRYRGVDIEDLVNQQVTFGDVWALLVDGKFGRGLPPAEPFPLPIHTGDVRVDVQAGLAMLAPIWGYKPLLDTEDSVARDQLARASVMALSYVAQSARGIYQPAVPQRVIDECETVTARFMTRWQGEPDPRHVEAIDAYWVSAAEHGMNASTFTARVIASTGADVAASLSGAIGAMSGPLHGGAPARVLPMIEEVERTGDARALVKKILDSGDKLMGFGHRVYRAEDPRARVLRATAERLKAPRHEVAVALEQAALAELRERRPDRAIETNVEFWAAVMLDFARVPANMMPAMFTCGRTAGWCAHILEQKRLGKLVRPSAIYVGPAPRSPESVEGWDRSLTNA from the coding sequence ATGACTGTGGTCCCCGAAGACTTTGTCCCCGGCCTCGAAGGCGTGGTCGCCTTCACCACCGAAATTGCCGAACCGGATAAAGACGGCGGTGCGCTGCGCTATCGCGGCGTCGACATCGAAGACCTGGTGAACCAGCAGGTCACCTTCGGTGACGTGTGGGCGCTGCTGGTCGACGGCAAGTTCGGCCGCGGGCTGCCGCCCGCCGAGCCGTTCCCGCTGCCCATCCACACCGGCGACGTCCGCGTCGACGTGCAGGCGGGCCTGGCGATGCTGGCCCCGATCTGGGGGTACAAGCCGCTGCTGGACACCGAGGACAGCGTGGCCCGCGACCAGCTGGCCCGGGCCTCGGTGATGGCGCTGTCCTACGTCGCGCAGTCCGCGCGCGGCATCTACCAGCCCGCCGTCCCGCAGCGGGTCATCGACGAATGCGAAACCGTCACCGCCCGTTTCATGACGCGCTGGCAGGGCGAGCCGGACCCGCGCCACGTCGAAGCGATTGACGCCTACTGGGTCTCGGCCGCCGAGCACGGGATGAACGCCTCGACGTTCACCGCCCGGGTGATCGCCTCGACCGGCGCCGACGTGGCGGCGTCCTTGTCCGGCGCTATCGGGGCGATGAGCGGCCCGCTGCACGGCGGGGCGCCGGCGCGGGTGCTGCCGATGATCGAAGAGGTCGAGCGCACCGGCGACGCACGCGCCCTGGTGAAGAAGATTCTGGACAGCGGCGACAAGCTGATGGGCTTCGGCCACCGGGTCTACCGCGCGGAGGACCCACGGGCCCGAGTACTGCGCGCCACCGCGGAACGGCTCAAGGCGCCGCGCCACGAGGTCGCCGTCGCGCTGGAGCAGGCGGCCCTGGCCGAGCTGCGCGAGCGCCGTCCGGATCGGGCGATCGAGACCAACGTGGAGTTCTGGGCCGCGGTGATGCTGGACTTCGCCCGGGTACCGGCCAACATGATGCCGGCGATGTTCACCTGCGGTCGGACCGCGGGATGGTGCGCGCACATCCTCGAGCAGAAGCGGCTGGGCAAGCTGGTCCGGCCGTCGGCCATCTACGTGGGCCCCGCCCCGCGCAGCCCGGAATCCGTCGAGGGCTGGGACCGCAGCCTCACCAACGCCTGA
- a CDS encoding VOC family protein: MAINIEPALSPHLVVDDAAAAIDFYVKAFGAEEIGRVPRPDGKLVHAAVRINGFTVMLNDDFPEVCGGKSMTPTSLGGTPVMIHLTVTDVDASFQRALDAGATVVTPLDDQFWGDRYGMVADPFGHHWSMGQPVREVSMEEISAAMAGQGAG; this comes from the coding sequence ATGGCGATCAACATCGAACCGGCACTGTCCCCGCACCTGGTGGTCGACGACGCAGCCGCGGCAATCGACTTCTACGTCAAGGCTTTTGGGGCAGAGGAAATCGGGCGTGTGCCGCGTCCGGACGGCAAACTGGTGCACGCGGCGGTGCGCATCAACGGCTTCACGGTGATGCTCAACGACGACTTCCCGGAGGTGTGTGGCGGCAAGTCGATGACGCCGACGTCGCTGGGCGGCACCCCCGTCATGATCCACCTGACGGTCACCGACGTCGACGCGAGCTTCCAGCGGGCGCTGGACGCCGGCGCCACCGTGGTGACGCCGTTGGACGACCAGTTCTGGGGCGACCGCTACGGCATGGTCGCCGATCCGTTCGGTCACCACTGGTCGATGGGACAGCCGGTCCGCGAGGTCAGCATGGAGGAGATCTCGGCGGCGATGGCCGGCCAGGGAGCGGGCTAG
- a CDS encoding FAD-dependent oxidoreductase, producing MPHVITQSCCNDGSCVFACPVNCIHPTPDEPGFATSEMLYIDPAACVDCGACVSACPVGAIAPDTRLDSKQLPFIEINASFYPERPKGEKLPPTSKLAAVLPAAEVHARRTPLTVAIVGSGPAAMYAADELLTQRDVRVNVFEKLPTPYGLVRAGVAPDHQNTKRVTRLFDRVASDRRFRFYLNVEVGKRLSHADLLAHHHAVLYAVGAPDDRRLDIEGMGLPGTGTATELVAWINGHPDFADLPVDLSHERVVIVGNGNVALDVARLLTSDPDDLARTDIADHALAAFRGSAVREVVIAARRGPAQSAFTLPELIGLTGSSEVVLSAADHQLVAADLATASDPLTKRKLEVLSTLGDDSAPSDRPRIRLAYRLTPTRVLGDGRAAGIEFSVTGTAETRLLETGLVLTSIGYRGKPIRDLPYDESSAVVPNDGGRVVDPASGQPVPGAYVAGWIKRGPSGFIGTNKSCSLQTVQALVADFNAGRLTDPVAKPDALARLVHDRQPDAIDAAGWRAIDAAEIARGSDDGRPRNKFTDVSAMLAAAATAQPAPPQRRRLLDRLLG from the coding sequence ATGCCGCACGTTATTACCCAGTCGTGCTGTAACGACGGGTCCTGTGTCTTCGCATGCCCGGTGAATTGCATTCACCCGACACCGGATGAGCCGGGCTTCGCCACGTCGGAGATGCTCTACATCGATCCGGCGGCGTGCGTGGACTGCGGGGCCTGCGTGAGCGCGTGCCCCGTCGGCGCGATCGCACCCGACACCCGGCTGGACTCCAAGCAGCTGCCCTTCATCGAGATCAACGCCTCCTTCTACCCGGAGCGGCCGAAGGGCGAGAAGCTGCCGCCCACCTCGAAGCTGGCGGCGGTGCTCCCGGCGGCCGAGGTGCACGCCCGCCGCACGCCGCTGACGGTGGCCATCGTCGGATCCGGGCCGGCGGCGATGTATGCCGCCGACGAACTGCTGACCCAGCGGGACGTGCGAGTCAACGTCTTCGAAAAGCTGCCCACGCCTTACGGTTTGGTGCGGGCCGGGGTGGCACCGGATCACCAGAACACCAAGCGGGTCACCCGGCTGTTCGACCGGGTCGCCAGTGATCGCCGGTTCCGGTTCTACCTCAACGTCGAGGTCGGCAAGCGGCTGAGCCACGCGGACCTGCTCGCTCATCACCACGCGGTGCTGTACGCGGTGGGCGCACCCGATGACCGCCGGCTCGACATCGAGGGCATGGGCCTGCCGGGGACCGGAACGGCAACCGAGTTGGTCGCGTGGATCAATGGGCATCCCGACTTCGCCGATCTGCCAGTCGATCTCAGCCACGAGCGGGTGGTGATCGTCGGCAACGGCAACGTCGCCCTCGATGTGGCCCGGTTGCTCACGTCGGATCCCGACGACCTGGCCCGCACGGACATCGCCGACCACGCGCTGGCGGCCTTCCGGGGATCGGCGGTGCGCGAGGTGGTGATCGCCGCCCGGCGTGGCCCCGCCCAGTCGGCGTTCACGTTGCCCGAGCTGATCGGGCTGACCGGCAGTTCCGAGGTGGTGCTCAGCGCGGCCGACCATCAACTGGTGGCGGCCGATCTCGCGACCGCGTCGGACCCCCTGACCAAGCGCAAGCTGGAAGTCTTGAGCACGCTCGGCGACGATTCGGCGCCGTCGGACCGCCCCAGGATCAGGCTGGCGTACCGGCTGACCCCGACCCGGGTGCTGGGGGACGGTCGGGCCGCAGGCATCGAGTTCTCGGTCACCGGCACCGCCGAGACGCGGCTGCTGGAAACGGGATTGGTGCTGACGTCGATTGGCTACCGCGGCAAGCCGATTCGTGATCTTCCGTATGACGAATCGTCGGCCGTCGTGCCGAACGACGGCGGCCGCGTCGTCGACCCCGCCTCAGGACAGCCGGTGCCCGGCGCATACGTCGCGGGCTGGATCAAGCGGGGGCCCAGCGGCTTCATCGGCACCAACAAGTCCTGCTCGTTGCAGACCGTGCAGGCCCTGGTCGCCGATTTCAACGCCGGCCGGCTGACCGATCCCGTCGCCAAACCCGACGCGCTGGCCCGGCTGGTGCACGACCGTCAGCCCGACGCGATCGACGCGGCCGGATGGCGCGCCATCGACGCCGCCGAAATCGCCCGGGGCAGCGACGACGGCCGGCCCCGCAACAAGTTCACTGACGTGTCCGCCATGCTCGCCGCCGCGGCCACCGCGCAGCCGGCGCCGCCGCAGCGACGCCGGCTGCTGGATCGCCTCCTCGGCTAG
- a CDS encoding AurF N-oxygenase family protein: MARTRLVRRWRSNMEVRDDAEYVNMLATLSEGSVRRNFNPYTDIDWDSPEFAVTENDPRWILPATDPLGRHPWYLAQSDERKIKIGMWRQANVAKVGLHFESILIRGLMNYTFWVPNGSPEYRYCLHESVEECNHTMMFQEMVNRIGADVPGMPRMLKWLSPLVPLVAGPLPVAFFIGVLAGEEPIDHTQKNVLREGKSLHPIMERVMAIHVAEEARHISFAHEFLRKRVPELTKRQRFWTALYLPLTMKALCRAIVVPPKAFWREFDIPRDVKKELFFRSPESRKWLSDMFGDVRMLAYDTGLMETRSARLMWRLCKINGKPSRYRSEPQREHLAAVPAA, encoded by the coding sequence ATGGCTAGGACGCGATTAGTCCGGCGTTGGCGCAGCAACATGGAAGTGCGCGACGACGCCGAATACGTCAACATGCTTGCCACACTGTCCGAGGGGTCGGTGCGGCGCAACTTCAATCCGTACACCGATATCGATTGGGATTCACCGGAATTCGCCGTCACGGAAAACGATCCGCGGTGGATTCTGCCGGCGACCGACCCGCTGGGCCGCCATCCCTGGTACCTGGCGCAGTCGGACGAGCGCAAGATCAAGATCGGGATGTGGCGCCAGGCCAACGTGGCCAAGGTGGGTCTGCACTTCGAATCCATCCTGATCCGGGGCCTGATGAACTACACGTTCTGGGTGCCCAACGGCTCGCCGGAGTACCGGTACTGCCTGCACGAGTCGGTCGAAGAGTGCAACCACACCATGATGTTCCAGGAGATGGTCAACCGCATCGGTGCCGACGTGCCGGGTATGCCACGGATGCTCAAGTGGCTCTCGCCGCTGGTTCCGCTGGTGGCCGGCCCGCTGCCTGTGGCATTCTTCATCGGCGTGCTCGCCGGCGAGGAGCCCATCGACCACACGCAGAAAAATGTTCTGCGCGAAGGCAAGTCGCTGCACCCCATCATGGAGCGGGTGATGGCGATCCACGTGGCCGAGGAAGCCCGCCACATCTCGTTCGCGCACGAGTTCCTGCGCAAGCGGGTGCCGGAACTGACCAAGAGGCAGCGGTTCTGGACCGCGCTGTATCTGCCGCTGACCATGAAGGCGCTGTGTCGCGCGATCGTGGTGCCGCCCAAGGCGTTCTGGCGCGAGTTCGATATTCCGCGTGACGTCAAGAAGGAACTGTTCTTCCGGTCGCCGGAGTCGCGAAAGTGGTTGAGCGACATGTTCGGTGACGTGCGGATGCTGGCCTACGACACCGGCCTGATGGAGACGCGCTCGGCGCGGTTGATGTGGCGGCTGTGCAAGATCAACGGCAAGCCGTCGCGGTACCGCAGCGAGCCGCAGCGCGAGCACCTGGCCGCGGTCCCGGCCGCCTAA
- the serC gene encoding phosphoserine transaminase — MSMADQLQIPADIKPRDGRFGCGPSKVRPEQLQALTTTAAPLFGTSHRQAPVKNLVGRLRSGLADLFSLPDGYEVILGNGGATAFWDAAAFGLIDKRSLHLSFGEFSSKFASAVAKNPFVGDPVVIKADAGSAPEPQGDPSVDVIAWAHNETSTGVAVPIGRPADSGDALIAIDATSGAGGLPVDIAQTDAYYFSPQKNFASDGGLWLAVMSPAALARVESIAASGRWVPDFLSLPIAVENSLKDQTYNTPAVGTLALMAEQVDWMLGNGGLDWAVKRTADSSGRLYSWAEERAYTTPFVTDPKLRSQVVGTIDFTDEVDAAAVAKILRANGVVDTEPYRKLGRNQLRVGMFPAVDPDDVSALTQCIDWVVERL, encoded by the coding sequence ATGAGCATGGCTGACCAGCTCCAGATCCCCGCTGACATCAAACCCCGCGACGGCCGCTTCGGGTGTGGCCCGTCGAAGGTCCGGCCCGAACAACTGCAGGCGCTGACCACAACCGCCGCGCCGCTGTTCGGCACCTCGCACCGGCAGGCCCCGGTCAAGAACTTGGTGGGGCGGCTGCGGTCCGGGCTCGCCGACCTGTTTTCGCTGCCCGACGGTTACGAGGTCATTCTGGGCAACGGCGGCGCGACCGCGTTCTGGGACGCCGCGGCCTTCGGCCTGATCGACAAGCGCTCGCTGCACCTGTCGTTCGGCGAGTTCAGCTCCAAGTTCGCCTCCGCGGTCGCCAAGAACCCCTTCGTCGGCGACCCCGTCGTCATCAAGGCGGACGCCGGCAGCGCCCCCGAGCCGCAGGGCGACCCCTCGGTGGACGTGATCGCCTGGGCGCACAACGAGACGTCCACCGGGGTTGCGGTGCCCATCGGCCGGCCCGCCGATTCCGGCGACGCGCTGATCGCCATCGACGCGACCTCGGGCGCCGGCGGCCTGCCGGTCGACATCGCGCAGACCGACGCCTACTACTTCTCTCCGCAGAAGAATTTCGCCAGCGATGGCGGCCTGTGGCTGGCGGTCATGAGCCCGGCGGCGCTGGCCCGCGTTGAGTCCATCGCCGCCTCCGGCCGCTGGGTGCCCGACTTCCTGTCGCTGCCCATCGCCGTGGAGAACAGCCTGAAGGACCAGACCTATAACACCCCCGCGGTCGGCACCCTGGCGCTGATGGCCGAGCAGGTCGACTGGATGCTGGGCAACGGCGGGCTGGACTGGGCCGTTAAGCGCACGGCGGACTCGTCGGGCCGGCTGTACTCCTGGGCCGAGGAGCGGGCCTACACCACGCCCTTCGTCACCGACCCCAAGCTGCGCTCCCAGGTGGTGGGCACCATCGACTTCACCGACGAGGTCGACGCCGCGGCCGTGGCGAAGATCCTGCGGGCGAACGGCGTCGTGGACACCGAGCCATACCGCAAACTCGGCCGCAACCAGCTGCGGGTCGGGATGTTCCCGGCGGTGGACCCCGACGACGTCAGCGCACTCACCCAATGCATTGACTGGGTCGTCGAGCGGCTGTAA